ttattttatagacATCCCTTAGTTTTATTTAGCTGTCTGTACAGTTGTTGTGTCGCACTGTTTTATCcttgttttgttccattttttacttcctttttttacgactgCTTGCCTGAAGTCGTCAACTTGATGGTACATACTATTGACGAGCGTTACCACTATTCTGTGTGTTACCACCTTTTATACCCCAGGGAGACAGTAAACCTACAGAGAcctttttactgtacatttccagaGGCTTTGTTACTCTTCCAAAGGCTAGAATTtcattgtttatttgtttttattgagtTTTACTTAAAGGGATACTTAGGGGCTCTTGTTGTGTGGCATTCAATTATGTGTAACAGATACAACTTTCTTCTGTGTGAtgttaatatatatacagtatagcattgTGTGAATTTTATAAATCACACACATTTTCCAATCCATAACCCTTTCTGATGTTTTGTTCATATTTTAGTACTAATACATGGCAGCCACCCAGTATGGGTTTATGTATGATGGCTTGTCACCCATAATGTTACGAACAATGCCCTTGGATCTATGAATAACCACAAGTGGTTGGGGTGAGTTGGGGCAATTCAGTGAAAATTCTGGTCCCGAGAGAATAGGGCCACCTACGGGTCCACCATCACCACTTGCAGCTGTCCCCTGTCATTACATGaagctggtttctcttcataCCCTTCGTACACTAAGAAGACACCACTTGGTGAAACTGGAGGTACTGATATTTAAGGCCACAGTGGCTCAAATGAATGGAAGGATATAGTGTACAGGAACTGAAAAGGTCCAGTGCCCACTGTGGCAGTCCATAGAAATACGTTCCCATTTATATGTGGACCAGCTTGTTTTGGTTCAGGCTCCACTGTCATCTGAATCAGCCAACTGACTTTGTAAACACATTCCACTTTTATTTAGCTGTCTGCACAACTGTTGTGTTGCACGGCTGGCTCTGTCTTTACTTTGTTCTGTTTAGGACAGACTTAAACTCATCAAGATAAGGAGgttcacaaaaacagaaattactGGGCTCACCGTTTAGCTAGAATCTAATATTATAACGTATTCATTAACAGCTTTAAGTttagtgtgtgtacagtatttgcgaCTCATTTTAGGATTTCATGATAACCTGCAGAACACCTTGCAAGTTCCGTAAATCGAGCTTCATATATGAGAATATCTGATTGAATTCATTTcgtcaaaaaacatttttttctttttttttcttttgtagttgtATCTGACTACAATACCCCTAACGGCGTGTATCATTCAGGTGTTAGGTATTCCGTTCAGGTTTCCCTGCAGATCACACACTGCTTTCAAATGAGAGACAGCGTTCTCCAGCTCCGCTGACGTCAGTTATACACTCCTCAACAGATTAAAACGTCTGTATTTACAACTATCGATAAAGTTGGCCAACAGAAATGAAGACAAACtgctcttttttcttatttcttaaatCAAGGAGCACAACTGAATTCAATATATTGGCGTGGTtattttgatatactgtagtacggGTGACTTTGATGCGCTTTCATTCATCCGGAACTGGACCTAATATTTTTAAAGCGAATGCATAAATATTCAGCTAAACATTCCTGTCATATTCCTTACACATACAAAGAAATATAAACGTGTACACTAGTGTATGTACTGGGCATCCTCTGACCTCTAATGTTGATGGATCGAAAACATAGGTATTTGCGTGCAATCTGTGATAAAACCTTCTTTCCTGCAGTAAATTCGGCACACCCACGGTACTtgagttaaaataaaatatcaacaaAAAAGACCAGACAGCCGTGATGACACCTGTTTAAGATCTTGTGGAGCTACACAGCGATATTTATTGGATTCCAAATGTTAAGATGGTTAAGGGTAATTAAAATTCAAACGAAGGTTTGAGCAAGAGTAAATTACACACTCGAGGCAAAGGAATTTCAGccttttgcttttatttccGTTTCgtataaaatatacatatatttggcaattttacaaaatacaaaacggACCATCAGTATTGGCAAGTACGAAGTACGACGTTTTACAGGTATTCAACACTGTTTTGGCAGTTAAGAAAATAAAGTGCTTCCTTTTTTAGTAGTATTTAGAATACATTCACATCGCAAATGTACGATTCAAGAAAACTACTTCGTTCACAGTAATTTTGACCTTTCTCTGCCCTCAGAAGTACACTAAGGTAAAGTGCCAATGCGATACACCTCTTTACACGTTTCGTCTTAAACTCTAGCAGGCACAATGAATCGAAAAGCAGATTGTCGCTGTGCAACACAGTTACAAGCCAACACAGGTCACTTAGACTTCACTTGGAGATCTTGAACGATAAGACACATTAGTTTGAAAACAACCACAGAAGAGAACGAAGATTGATCTTTGGATCTCCTGGTTCCTGTAAGCATAAATTATAGGATTGATCATGGAGTTGTAAGTAGCTGGTAAAAGAGTAGCGTAAGTGTATACAGGTGGATAGTCGCGTTCGCCAACGAGACAGTAAATGGCAAAAGGGAGCCAGCTCGCTCCAAAAGTCCCTAAAATAATGGCAAGAGTCGAGACGCCTTTTTTTGTGGCCACATAGTGCGAAGCAGTGAAGAAGTGCTGTTGGAGAGCAATCTGGTGGGCGTGCCTGCACACTATTTTGCAGATCTTGAAGTACAGATGTAGCATGATCATAAATATAACAAAGAATAAGATTGCCAACAAAGTCACGTTGCTTTTGGTCAAAGGTTTGACAATACTGCAGGACAGTGGCTCGTCCAGACAGTTCCATCCCAGAATGGGCAGGAGGCCCAGACACAAGGACACACCCCAGGTAATGACTAGCATCATGTGGATGTAGAGTACTGTCCTTTCCGAGAAGTAAGTCAGCGCGTTGTAAAGAGAGAAGTAGCGGTCAACCGTAATAGCCAGTAGGCTGCTGATCGAGGCAGTGAAAGAGGCCACTAGAAACCCTACTGTGATGAGGCTGATAGTTTCGGAGGGAATTAAATACTGGAATACGAAGTTCAATATCAATCCCATTCCTGCCAAGAGATCTGCAGTCGCAAGACTCCCGATTAGCACAAACATGGGTGTTCTTAAAGTCGGCGTATAAAATATTATGGCAACAACAATCGCATTTTCGCAGGCAATC
This genomic window from Lepisosteus oculatus isolate fLepOcu1 chromosome 2, fLepOcu1.hap2, whole genome shotgun sequence contains:
- the gpr6 gene encoding G-protein coupled receptor 6; this encodes MNGSLASNETAAPAPWIEATDGNSTLELSSELLDFAINPWDIMLCISGTVIACENAIVVAIIFYTPTLRTPMFVLIGSLATADLLAGMGLILNFVFQYLIPSETISLITVGFLVASFTASISSLLAITVDRYFSLYNALTYFSERTVLYIHMMLVITWGVSLCLGLLPILGWNCLDEPLSCSIVKPLTKSNVTLLAILFFVIFMIMLHLYFKICKIVCRHAHQIALQQHFFTASHYVATKKGVSTLAIILGTFGASWLPFAIYCLVGERDYPPVYTYATLLPATYNSMINPIIYAYRNQEIQRSIFVLFCGCFQTNVSYRSRSPSEV